The genomic stretch GCTGACCTCCACATCCATCGGCCGCGGGGTGCAGGTGCGCCTCGATGGCGAGCAATTGCGGTTCGACCCCTTTGGTTGAGCCCATGATCCATTCACGCTTTGCGACCCCGCATGAGCCCCCACGAAGGAACACCACATGGCGCAAGTGATCGTCGTCACATCGGGCAAGGGGGGTGTCGGCAAGACCACCAGCTCCGCCGCCTTCGCCACCGGCCTCGCGCAGCGCGGCAAGAAGACCGTCGTCATTGATTTCGATGTCGGCCTGCGCAACCTCGACCTCATCATGGGCGTCGAGCGGCGGGTGGTGTTCGACATCGTCAATGTCGTCCAGGGCGAGGCGAAGCTCTCCCAGGCGCTGATCAAGGACAAGCGGGTGGAGGGGCTCTCCATCCTCCCCGCCTCGCAGACGCGGGACAAGGATGCGCTGACCAAGGAAGGCGTGCAGTCCATCATCGAGGAGCTGTCGAAGGATTTCGACTACATCCTGTGCGACAGCCCCGCCGGTATCGAGAAGGGCGCGCTGCTGGCCCTGTATTTCGCAGACCAGGCGATCGTCGTCACCAATCCCGAAGTCAGCTCGGTGCGCGACAGCGACCGCATCCTGGGCGTGCTGCAATCCCGCACCCGCCGCGCCGAGCAGGGCAAGGACCCGGTGAAGCAGCATCTGCTGCTCACGCGCTACGACCCCGCCCGCGTGGAGCGTGGCGAGATGCTGAAGCTGGAGGATGTGCTGGAAATCCTCGCCATCCCGCTGCTGGGCGTGATCCCGGAGAGCGAAAGCGTGCTCAAGGCCTCCAACTCCGGCAATCCGGTCATCATGGATGCCGAGAGCCTCGCGGGCCAGGCCTATGCCGATGCCGTCGCGCGCTTCCTCGGCGAGGAGAGGCCGCATCGCTTCATCGAAGTGGAAAAGAAGAAGGGCCTCTTTGGGCGCCTCTTTGGCGGGAGGGCAGCATGAGCTGGCTGAATTTCTTCCGCAAGGAGCGCGAGGACAAGGGCACGGCCGTCACGGCCAAGGACCGGCTGCAGGTCATCATCAGCCATGAGCGCGTCAGCCGCGGCAAGGAGGATTTCCTGCCCAAGCTCCAGCAGGAGCTGGTCGCCGTGGTGGCGCGCTACGTCTCGATCGATCCGGGCAAGGTGCAGGTGAACCTGGAGCGTGGCGGGGATTTCTCCACCCTCGCCATTGATATCGAACTGCCCGGTCCGGCGGCAATGCCCGGCGGCCGCGCGGCGTGAATGCGGCCTTGCGCGCCGCCACGGATTTCGCTGCGGCGCATGAAACGCCCTGGCCGCGCGATATCCTGGCGCATCTGGAAGCCGGCTTCTTCGAAGGCCCGCCCGACAATGCGGTGATCGGCCCGACGGCGCCGCGCGGCGGCCCGAATGGCGTGATCTTCCATCGCGGCCAGCGCGTGGCCGAATGGGGGGACCCGACGCGCGCGGACATGACCTTCAGCGTGGCGAAAAGCTACCTCGCCATCCTCGCGGGGCTTGCCGTGCAGGATGGCCTGCTGCCGGATCTCGATGCGAAGGTTTCGGCCCGCGTGCCGCATGAGGCTTTCGCCACGGCGCAGAACAGCGGCATCACCTGGCGGCACCTGCTGACCAACACCTCGGAGTTCGAGGGCACGCTGTTCGGCAAGAGCGACCTGATCGACCGTGGCCGCAACCTCGGCGTCGAAGGGCAGGGGGCCAAGCGCAGCCCGCGGCCGATGCAGCCGCCCGGCACCTACTGGGAATACAATGACGTCCGCGTGAATGCGCTGGCTCTGGCACTGCTGCACCTGTTCCGCCGGCCGCTGCCCGACATCTGGGCCGAGCGGATCATGGTGCCCATCGGTGCCGGCACAGGCTGGCAATGGCGCGGCTATTCCACCTCGCAGGTCGAGATTGACGGGCGGATGATCGAGAGTGTCTCCGGCGGCGGGCATTGGGGTGGCGGCATCATCATCAATGCCGAGGACCAGGCGCGGGTCGGCCTGCTGGTGGCCCATGATGGCGAGTGGCAGGGCCAGCGGATCATCGCGAAGGAGTGGCTGGATCTCTGCCGCACGCCCTGTGCGCTGAACCCGCATTACGGCTTCCTGTTCTGGCTCAACACCGGCCGCACGAAATGGCCGGCGGCGAGCGAGGGCGCCGTCTGCTTCTCGGGTGCCGGCGGCAACACCACCTGGATGGAGCCGGCGGAGGGGATTGTCGCTGTCTCGCGCTGGCTGGATGCGGCGCATCTGAATGCCTTCATGGGGCAGGTTCGCGCGGCTCTCGCGAATTAGGGCTTGCAACCGGGCGTTGTGGATGAACACTGCATCCGCATGAGCCTTGCCCGTATCGTGACCTTCGCTTTCGCCGGCATCAACGCCATCCCCGTGGAGGTCCAGGTCCAGCTGGCGCCTGGGTTGCCGGGCTTTCTGGTGGTCGGCCTGGCGGACAAGGCCGTGGGCGAATCGCGGGAGCGGGTGCGCGCCGCCCTGACCGGCCTCGGCCTCGCCCTGCCACCCAAGCGGGTGCTGGTGAACCTCGCCCCCGCCGATCTCGCGAAGGAGGGCAGCCATTATGACCTGCCCATCGCGCTCGCCTTGCTGGCCGCCATGGATATCCTCCCGCGCGAGGATCTGGCGGGTTTCGCGGCATTGGGCGAATTGTCGCTGGATGGTTCCATCCTGCCCGTGGCCGGCGTGCTGCCGGCGGCATTGGGCGCCTCGCAGCGCGGCCTGGGGCTGATCTGCCCGGCGGCGCAGGGGGCGGAAGCCGCCTGGGCCGGGCGGGGCGAGGTGCTGGCCCCGGCCGACCTGCCCAGCATTCTCAACCATTTTCGCGGCGTGCAGGTGATGACCCCGCCCGAGCCGCCCCGGCTTCAGCGCGAGGATTGGCGCGGCCCTTGCCTGTCCGAGGTGAAGGGGCAGGAGGCAGCCAAGCGTGCCCTGGAAATCGCCGCCGCCGGTGGGCACAACCTTCTGATGATCGGCCCGCCGGGTGCCGGAAAATCCATGCTGGCCGCGCGGCTGCCCGGGCTGCTGCCGGAACTGACGCCGGGTGAGGCGCTGGAACTCTCCATGGTGCATTCGGTCGCCGGGCTGCTGCGCGAGGGCAGGCTGCTGACGCGCCCGCCCTTCCGCGAGCCGCATCATTCCGCGAGCCAGGCGGCGCTGATCGGCGGCGGTTTGCGCGCCAGGCCGGGCGAGATCAGCCTGGCGCATCACGGCGTCCTCTTTTTGGATGAGTGGCCGGAATTTCCGCGCCCCGCGCTGGAGGCGCTGCGCCAGCCGATGGAGACGGGGCGCGCCGTCATCGCGCGCGCCAATGCGCATGTGGAGTATCCCGCGCGCTTCCAATGCATTGCCGCCATGAACCCCTGCCGCTGCGGCTATCTGGGCGAGGCGGCGCGCGAATGCGCCCGCGCCCCCCGTTGCGGCGAGGAATATGCCGAACGCCTCAGCGGCCCCCTGCTGGACCGCATGGACATCACCCTCGAGGTGCAGGCCGTGCCCGCGGCCGAACTCTCCCGCGCGCCGGCGGGCGAGACCACGCAAGCCATCGCGGCGCGCGTGCATGCGGCGCGCGACATCCAGCGCGCCCGCTATGGCGAGGATGGCCCGCGCCACAATGCGGCGGCCGATGGCGCGATGCTGGAGGAACGGGCACTGCTCGACCAGGCCGCCCGGCAATTGCTGGAACAGGCGGCGGAGCGGCTGGGGCTTTCGGCGCGGGGCTTTGTGCGCACCATCCGCCTGGCGCGCACCATTGCGGACCTGGCGGGCATGAAGATCGTGCAGCGCGCCCATCTGGCCGAGGCGCTGGTCTATCGTGGCCGGCGGGGGATGCGCCGCGCGGCGTGACGCGGGGGCCTGATCCGGGCTAAACCGCCCCTCGTGATTCGCGCGCCCCTCCTTGCCCTGGTTTTGCTGATGGCCGCGCCGGCCCTGGCGCAGCCCGTGATCGCGCAGAATCACATGGTCGTCACCTCGCATCCGGCAGCTTCGGAGGCGGGGCAAGCCATCCTGCGCGCCGGCGGTTCGGCGGTGGATGCGGCGATCGCGGTGCAGGCCGTGCTGACCCTGGTGGAGCCGCAATCCTCCGGCATTGGCGGCGGCGCCTTCCTGCTGCACTGGAACCCCGCGACCCGCGAACTCGCCACCTGGGACGGGCGGGAGACGGCGCCCGCGGCCGCGCGTGGCGACCTGTTCCTGCGCGACGGCCGGCCCATGGATTTCTTCGACGCCATCATCGGCGGCCGCGCGGTGGGCGTGCCCGGCGTGATGCGGATGCTGGAGGAAGCCCACCGCGCCCATGGCAAGCTGCCCTGGGCCGAATTATTCGCCCCCGCCATCCGGCTGGCGGAGGAAGGCTTCCCTGTCTCGCCGCGCCTCGCACGCTTGCTGGCGGGTTTCGCCGGCACGCTGCGCCGCGATCCGGGGGCCCGGGCCATCTACTTCACGCCCGAAGGCGCGCCCCTGGCCGAGGGTGCCAGGCTGCGCAACCCGGCGCTGGCCGCCACCCTGCGCGCCATCGCCGAGGAGGGGGCCAATGCGCTGCATCGCGGCCCCATCGCGCAGGAGATCGTCCGCGCGGTGCGGGGCCACGCCAATCCCGGGCTGATGACCGCCGATGACCTGGCGGGCTATGCGCCGCATCGCGGGGCGGCGCTCTGCCTGCCTTATCGCGTCTTTGCGCTGTGCGGGCCGCCGCCGCCCTCGGGTGCCGCGGTGGTGCTGCAGATCATGGGCCTGCTCGGCCATTTCGATGTGGCGGGGCTGGATCCGGCGGGGCTGGATGCGGCGATGCTGATCAGTGAGGCCGGGCGGCTGGCCTTCGCGGATCGCAACCGCTTCATGGCCGACCCGGCCTTCATCCCGGTGCCGGTCAGTGGCCTGCTGGACGCGGCCTATCTCACGGCGCGGGCGCAGATGCTCTCGGCGGACCGCGCGATCGGCGCGCCGCAGCCCGGCAATCCGCGCCGCTACGGCCCGGCCCTCGCCAGCCAGCCGCCGCAGCCCGAGGGCGGGACGGCGCATATGTCCATCCTGGACGCCGAGGGCCGCGCCGTCTCGATGACGACGACGGTGGAGAGCGCCTTCGGCGCCCATGTCGTCGTGCGCGGGTTTTTCCTGAACAACCAGCTGAGCGATTTTTCCTTCCTGCCGGAGATGGATGGCCGGCC from Sediminicoccus sp. KRV36 encodes the following:
- the minD gene encoding septum site-determining protein MinD, whose translation is MAQVIVVTSGKGGVGKTTSSAAFATGLAQRGKKTVVIDFDVGLRNLDLIMGVERRVVFDIVNVVQGEAKLSQALIKDKRVEGLSILPASQTRDKDALTKEGVQSIIEELSKDFDYILCDSPAGIEKGALLALYFADQAIVVTNPEVSSVRDSDRILGVLQSRTRRAEQGKDPVKQHLLLTRYDPARVERGEMLKLEDVLEILAIPLLGVIPESESVLKASNSGNPVIMDAESLAGQAYADAVARFLGEERPHRFIEVEKKKGLFGRLFGGRAA
- the minE gene encoding cell division topological specificity factor MinE — translated: MSWLNFFRKEREDKGTAVTAKDRLQVIISHERVSRGKEDFLPKLQQELVAVVARYVSIDPGKVQVNLERGGDFSTLAIDIELPGPAAMPGGRAA
- a CDS encoding serine hydrolase: MRAATDFAAAHETPWPRDILAHLEAGFFEGPPDNAVIGPTAPRGGPNGVIFHRGQRVAEWGDPTRADMTFSVAKSYLAILAGLAVQDGLLPDLDAKVSARVPHEAFATAQNSGITWRHLLTNTSEFEGTLFGKSDLIDRGRNLGVEGQGAKRSPRPMQPPGTYWEYNDVRVNALALALLHLFRRPLPDIWAERIMVPIGAGTGWQWRGYSTSQVEIDGRMIESVSGGGHWGGGIIINAEDQARVGLLVAHDGEWQGQRIIAKEWLDLCRTPCALNPHYGFLFWLNTGRTKWPAASEGAVCFSGAGGNTTWMEPAEGIVAVSRWLDAAHLNAFMGQVRAALAN
- a CDS encoding YifB family Mg chelatase-like AAA ATPase; translated protein: MSLARIVTFAFAGINAIPVEVQVQLAPGLPGFLVVGLADKAVGESRERVRAALTGLGLALPPKRVLVNLAPADLAKEGSHYDLPIALALLAAMDILPREDLAGFAALGELSLDGSILPVAGVLPAALGASQRGLGLICPAAQGAEAAWAGRGEVLAPADLPSILNHFRGVQVMTPPEPPRLQREDWRGPCLSEVKGQEAAKRALEIAAAGGHNLLMIGPPGAGKSMLAARLPGLLPELTPGEALELSMVHSVAGLLREGRLLTRPPFREPHHSASQAALIGGGLRARPGEISLAHHGVLFLDEWPEFPRPALEALRQPMETGRAVIARANAHVEYPARFQCIAAMNPCRCGYLGEAARECARAPRCGEEYAERLSGPLLDRMDITLEVQAVPAAELSRAPAGETTQAIAARVHAARDIQRARYGEDGPRHNAAADGAMLEERALLDQAARQLLEQAAERLGLSARGFVRTIRLARTIADLAGMKIVQRAHLAEALVYRGRRGMRRAA
- the ggt gene encoding gamma-glutamyltransferase, which translates into the protein MAAPALAQPVIAQNHMVVTSHPAASEAGQAILRAGGSAVDAAIAVQAVLTLVEPQSSGIGGGAFLLHWNPATRELATWDGRETAPAAARGDLFLRDGRPMDFFDAIIGGRAVGVPGVMRMLEEAHRAHGKLPWAELFAPAIRLAEEGFPVSPRLARLLAGFAGTLRRDPGARAIYFTPEGAPLAEGARLRNPALAATLRAIAEEGANALHRGPIAQEIVRAVRGHANPGLMTADDLAGYAPHRGAALCLPYRVFALCGPPPPSGAAVVLQIMGLLGHFDVAGLDPAGLDAAMLISEAGRLAFADRNRFMADPAFIPVPVSGLLDAAYLTARAQMLSADRAIGAPQPGNPRRYGPALASQPPQPEGGTAHMSILDAEGRAVSMTTTVESAFGAHVVVRGFFLNNQLSDFSFLPEMDGRPVANRVEGGKRPRSSMSPMLVFRQGELEAVAGSPGGARIIGYVAQALAALLDWNMDPQAASALPHVGALNAATELERGTAAAGLAAGLIARGAPVDLHEMNSGLNLIRVQRQGEVRRLLGGTDPRREGMVAGD